A stretch of Natator depressus isolate rNatDep1 chromosome 2, rNatDep2.hap1, whole genome shotgun sequence DNA encodes these proteins:
- the CCR4 gene encoding C-C chemokine receptor type 4, with protein MKRTTPTVYDYSFPYVYIDIYDDSSKPCSKEGIKKFGSHFLPTLYSLVFLLGLVGNSLVILVLLKYKRLKSMTDVYLLNLAISDLLFVFSLPFWSYYAADQWVFGDGLCKIISWIYLVGFYSGIFFIMLMSIDRYLAIVHAVLALRARTVTYGIFTSLIVWLVAISASVPELIFSESYKERNHTTCKPRYPGNSTNWRIFSSLEVNILGLMIPSVVMIFCYSMIIKTLLYCRSEKKNKAVKMIFAVMIVFFVFWTPYNIVLFLQLLLDLGFITMCKISKDLDYAMQGTETLAFFHCCLNPIIYFFMGEKFKKYVKLLFKSWGVPRMFFKRCGLLTTYHAESTSSFHTQSTRDQDAL; from the coding sequence ATGAAAAGAACAACCCCAACAGTCTACGACTATTCGTTTCCATATGTCTATATTGACATTTATGATGATTCTTCAAAACCTTGCAGTAAAGAAGGCATCAAGAAGTTTGGATCACATTTTCTGCCCACACTTTACTCTCTGGTATTCCTGCTTGGCTTGGTAGGGAACTCTCTAGTCATTTTGGTCCTGTTAAAATACAAGAGGCTGAAGAGCATGACCGACGTTTATCTGCTCAACCTCGCAATCTCAgatttgctgtttgttttctcccttcccttctggtCTTATTATGCAGCAGATCAGTGGGTTTTCGGGGACGGATTGTGTAAAATCATTTCTTGGATCTATCTGGTTGGGTTTTACAGTGGGATATTTTTTATTATGCTCATGAGCATAGATAGATACTTGGCAATAGTTCATGCTGTGCTTGCCTTGAGAGCAAGAACAGTCACCTATGGCATTTTTACCAGTCTTATTGTATGGTTAGTAGCCATTTCAGCCTCAGTTCCAGAGCTGATATTTAGTGAATCCTATAAGGAACGCAATCATACCACCTGCAAACCACGGTACCCTGGTAATTCCACAAACTGGAGGATTTTCTCCTCTTTGGAAGTCAATATCCTAGGGCTCATGATACCTTCAGTGGTTATGATTTTTTGCTACTCAATGATCATTAAAACCTTGCTGTACTGTAGAAGTGAGAAAAAGAATAAGGCTGTAAAGATGATCTTTGCTGTCAtgattgtgttttttgttttttggaccCCTTACAACATTGTGCTTTTCTTACAATTGTTGCTAGACCTGGGTTTCATTACAATGTGTAAAATCAGCAAAGATTTGGACTATGCAATGCAAGGGACAGAAACACTGGCTTTTTTCCACTGTTGTCTCAATCCCATTATCTATTTCTTTATGGGGGAAAAATTCAAGAAGTATGTGAAGTTGCTCTTTAAGAGCTGGGGGGTACCTAGAATGTTTTTTAAACGCTGTGGACTTCTCACCACTTACCACGCCGAATCAACCAGTTCATTCCACACACAGTCTACTAGGGATCAAGACGCTCTGTAA